Sequence from the Cenarchaeum symbiont of Oopsacas minuta genome:
ATTTTTCTCAGTTTTTTCAACTGCTTTATAATGACGTTCAGACCATTTGTTTTCTATTATTCAATAAAACATAATTATGTCATATAAGATTATATCCAATTGGTTCGTATGAGGTTAGCTACTCTATTTTTGTGCAAATATAGAACTTTCTTGATAATTATGGGCATGTACGTAACCCCATACTTTTCTGGTGCATCTATGGGAGTTTTCTGAAATCAGATTGTTTGTTGCATATCAGTAGATCATATATAAAAAAGTATATGGTATGTTTATAACGTGATATACGGTATAATACATTATGGAAAAACAGAGTATTGAACATAGAATAGATGTACTAGAATCTAGAGCTGATCATGGAAAAAAACGAGATATTGAAAAAATTAGTCAATTGATACATCAAATTAATTCTGCGTTTGAAAGTCATGCTAAGCATATCGCAAAACAATTTGATAAAACTAGTACATATATCGCAAAGAGATTTGATGATATGGATTATAGATTAAGTAAAATTGAAGCAGATATGGAAATTGTTAGAAAAGAATTATCTAATGTTTCAAATTGGACTAAAACAAGTGATCATATGTTTCAGCTTACACGTACTCATGCTTATGAAATACCAAAAATAGAAGTTCGATTAGATAAATTAGAAAAAGTAAACACTACTGATTCAGACTCGTATTCTGAATCAAAGTAATCTACTTGATATTACTAGGCCGCATAACTCGAGTTTTTATACCCAAACCATATCTAGATATTTTCAATATTAGGAAGCTTGCAACAGACTAGGTAAATGTGAATCTCAAAAGACTTTTGCTCCTTACTATATCAATGCGATAAATTAAAAACTCCAAATTCCCATTCATTACTCATGACAATATCTGAAAAGAAATTATTGGTAGATATACTAGCATCATCACTTGGAGCAAAAAGGCACACTCCATCATCTAAAGAGATGAATCACCTCTCAAAGATAGGGTATGTAAAAGATGGTAAAATTACAAAACTTGGTAGATCTCGCATACGTTTAGTATTGGCAGGCGGTGTCTTTGACATAATACATCCAGGACATATTCATACGTTAAATGAAGCCAAAAACCTTGGAGATATGTTAATAGTGGTTGTAGCCACAGACCTCATGGCAGAAAAAGGAAAAAAACGCACTCCACTGCACACCAAAGAGCAACGTCAAATTCTAGTCTCATCGATTAGTATGGTAGATGTGTGTATGATTGGTAGTGAAAAAGACATCTTTGAGACAGTAAAGATTGTAGATCCAGATATTGTTGCACTAGGTTATGATCAAACACATCAAGAAAAGACAATACTAGATGGATGTATCAAACGTGGATTACACACAAGCGTAGCAAGACTCCAATCTCCTATGCCCGATATGTCTAGCTCTGAGATTCGTAAAGAGTATGATACAGAGATACACGGTCTCTAATTTTTCCGAGATGGTATGAGAATTTCCACCATGGATCCATCATATAGTTTGCATGCGCGTCGAAGATTCATCTTTGATATTACTTCAACTAGTCCATCATCATGATGTGTTCGCTCTAATCTTATCAGATGGCATTTTTTTCCGCCCAAAATACATTCATAACATTTTACCCAACCATACGTGCGCTTTCCATCCGAAAAGCCATCTATCAAGGCATCGGATTCTTCAGATGTTACCATGTCTAGTGTAGCCATACTTGATCTATCATCTAATTTCACATTCAAGGTTCCAGGATATGGAACATAACCGATCTTTTTCCTAAACTGTTCAACATATCCTTCAAGTGACATATAGTATGCACCTTCACCAATTCCCGATGACATTTTTCCCCAGAGTATCCTCCCACTGTTATTTTTAGGTGCTAGTGATTTTGAGATTGTTGCAGAGATCTGTCTTACTTTGGTGGCACCTTTTTTGGTCACCATTACGTATGTTTTGCCGCCACGTATTGTGCGCTCTACATATCCAACATCTTCCAATTTGGCCAAATGAGTCGATGCAGCCTGTTGTGAGCGGCCTATAGCCTTTCCAAGAGATTCAGTTGTGACACGTACAAAATTAGAGCCAGCTCCCATTGAAAGAAGATGTGCTAGTGATAAAAGATGGTGTGTATTTAATTCGGCCAATTTAGGATTCGATGCCTAGATCTGAGAATGTTTTGATTACCATATCAGATGTACTAGTGACATTTGCTATACGATGACCCACAATGAACTCGATTCCAGCATCTTTTGTTGTATCATATAGCCTCTGTGTTATTATTCCATCTAGTATGAGATATTTTATGCCAGTCTGACCTGTTATCTTTTTGACAAGGTCGCTTATTGGTGTGCGAAATACTTCAGAACCATCAGAATCAAGTGTGATAGCCTCTAGTGAGCCACTTATTGATTCATACATCTTTGATACGATAGATACTAGTTGGTCATTTTCAACGCTTACCGTAGGTTTTACATTACCTTCGACTATGGTCTTTGCAATAGGATCCAATATCTCAGATATACGCTCTGGTGTGAGCTCTTCAACCTCTATTCCTGGATCTGCTTGTAGTTCCACATCAATGTGCACCATTGATTTCAACTCTTTTAGTATAAAACCACCTGATCTGTCCCCATCAAGGAATGCCACAACTTTGTCTTTCTTTTCACAAAGGCTAATTATCGAATCATCTATCTTTGCACCTTGTATTGCTATTGCATTATCATATCCAGAACGTAATAGGTTTATGATATCTGCCCTTCCTTCTACAAGTATTATCCATCTAGAAGATTCTATACCAGAACCGCACGGTAATTTGGAAGATCCATATGATCGTACTCTTCCTGCACCACCCTCGTGCACATCCTTTAGCATTGTATCTCCTTCGCTGATTGCCTTTGTCTTCCATCTGCGTTTGATCTCCTTTGCTCTTTTTACAATGTCATCTCTCTTGGCAGCACGTACATCATCAATTGATACGAGGCTAAATTTACAGTCAAATGGTCCAACTTTGTCTATTCCTTCTACGGCTGCAGAGATGAGCGAGCATGTGTCAATATCTGTGCTCATTGGTATAATGGCATGCCCTGTGGTTGTATTTGTGGTTGATTTTGAACGAACTTCAATGCGTCCTACTTTGGAGATGCGTTGTAACTCGTTTAGATTCATCTCTGGGCTCAACAGTCCCTCTGTCTGTCCAAATATGGCACCTATTATATCAGCACGCTCGACTAGACCATCTATTTCATATGATAGTTTTACGTTATACTTTACAATACCAGATTGAGGCATTTTCCAATATTTGCCATATTTAACAGTCTTATATGCGTGCCTAATTACCGCCGTGTGATAAATTTTCTTGTATGCTCGATCTCAAGATACAAGGTATGAGTCCACAAGTGAGATATCATAAAGTAATTGTTGACAATATCAAGATGATCTTGAGTCGTGTTGCGTTAGGTATAAAATCCCCACATCAATGGCAGGTTGTATGATCGATGAAAAGCTCATAGAGTTGGGCATAATACTACCTGACCCGCCTACTCCTGCAGGTGCATATATGCCAGTTATAGTGGCAGATGGAATGGCGTTTGTATCAGGTCAGATACCCATGCTAGATGGCAGGGTAAAATATACAGGCAAAGTAGGAGAGTCAAATATTTCAACAGCAAAAGAGTCAGCCAAATTATGTGCAGTAAACATACTAGCCCAGCTACAAAAAGAACTAGGCTCTCTTGAAAAGATCAAGAGAATTGTTCGCATTAATGGATTTGTGAATTCAGAGCCAGGGTTCAAATCACATCCAAATGTAATTGATGCAGTATCTGATTTTTTTTACGAGATACTAGGTGAGCGTGGGCGTCATTCACGTTTAGCTGTTGGGGTCATGTCTTTGCCACTTGATGCGATGACTGAGGTAGATGCCATCGTTCAAATACACACCTAGGTCTTGCTCTTTGCAAGATTTTTGTTCATCTCTTTGATAAAAGCACCTATTTTTTCTTTTGGCACTGTAGCACCACATGCCTTGTCATGACCACCGCCAGAACCATCGAATTTATCCACCGTGTGATTTACGAGACGGCCAAGATGTATTTTACATTTGGATGATCCTCTTATCGAGATGGCATATATTCCATGGTCTATGCGTTCTTTGTATGCAATGCCAACATCTTTTCCTGAAAGTCCTAGTACAAAGTTTACAGCTCCACTAGCTCCCATATCATCTACCTCCATGTATGCAAGGTTTGTCAATACTTTCATCTTTTTACGTACCAAGGCAATCACAGTCCCCAACTTTGCCACTTGTGTTTGAGCAAAATCAAAAAATCCTTTTATCTCGTGTGGGTATTTAGATGAGGCTAAACTCTTAACAAGATCTAGTAAAAAGTCCATCTCTTTTTGATGTCCTACAATGTTGTATGTGAGTGCAGTTGCGTTTGCTAGAACAAACTGTCGATCATACATTGCAAGTAACTTTGAGCTCTCTGTTCGATCATCCATATAATCAGTTACTGCAGCACACGCTGCAATAAACGGCGCATGTGCGTTGAGTTTTTTAGAAAATGCAGTATATACTAAAACTGTAGCACATTCGGCAGTATCATGTATGACGTTTACCTTTGCAGCCTTTAGACGACGCTTGATCTTTGGGTCTAGATCATGATGATCTATATACGTTATGCTTACTCGCTTCTTTCTCAAAGTTTCTAGTATATGTGCAAACTTTTCTTGTGTATGTTTGTTTAAACCCAAATCGCATATGTACAGCGCTTTTAGTTTTTCATTTGCGGCAATCTCCTCCAATGCTTGCATCTGTCCAGGGTAATCTACTAGTATAGTCTTGCCACCAAATGCTTGTCTAATCAAGGATGCTGCACTTAATCCATCTGCATCTTCTTTGTGTGAGAGACATACTGTGAGTGTCTTTGTTGGTTTTTTCTTTACAATACTCTTTCTAGTGGTCGCCACATTCAAGATCCTGCATTAGCCTCATTTAAAC
This genomic interval carries:
- a CDS encoding cytidyltransferase-like protein, with the translated sequence MTISEKKLLVDILASSLGAKRHTPSSKEMNHLSKIGYVKDGKITKLGRSRIRLVLAGGVFDIIHPGHIHTLNEAKNLGDMLIVVVATDLMAEKGKKRTPLHTKEQRQILVSSISMVDVCMIGSEKDIFETVKIVDPDIVALGYDQTHQEKTILDGCIKRGLHTSVARLQSPMPDMSSSEIRKEYDTEIHGL
- a CDS encoding Riboflavin kinase; its protein translation is MAELNTHHLLSLAHLLSMGAGSNFVRVTTESLGKAIGRSQQAASTHLAKLEDVGYVERTIRGGKTYVMVTKKGATKVRQISATISKSLAPKNNSGRILWGKMSSGIGEGAYYMSLEGYVEQFRKKIGYVPYPGTLNVKLDDRSSMATLDMVTSEESDALIDGFSDGKRTYGWVKCYECILGGKKCHLIRLERTHHDDGLVEVISKMNLRRACKLYDGSMVEILIPSRKN
- a CDS encoding DNA primase — its product is MPQSGIVKYNVKLSYEIDGLVERADIIGAIFGQTEGLLSPEMNLNELQRISKVGRIEVRSKSTTNTTTGHAIIPMSTDIDTCSLISAAVEGIDKVGPFDCKFSLVSIDDVRAAKRDDIVKRAKEIKRRWKTKAISEGDTMLKDVHEGGAGRVRSYGSSKLPCGSGIESSRWIILVEGRADIINLLRSGYDNAIAIQGAKIDDSIISLCEKKDKVVAFLDGDRSGGFILKELKSMVHIDVELQADPGIEVEELTPERISEILDPIAKTIVEGNVKPTVSVENDQLVSIVSKMYESISGSLEAITLDSDGSEVFRTPISDLVKKITGQTGIKYLILDGIITQRLYDTTKDAGIEFIVGHRIANVTSTSDMVIKTFSDLGIES
- a CDS encoding YjgF/chorismate mutase-like domain containing protein — encoded protein: MAGCMIDEKLIELGIILPDPPTPAGAYMPVIVADGMAFVSGQIPMLDGRVKYTGKVGESNISTAKESAKLCAVNILAQLQKELGSLEKIKRIVRINGFVNSEPGFKSHPNVIDAVSDFFYEILGERGRHSRLAVGVMSLPLDAMTEVDAIVQIHT
- a CDS encoding phosphoesterase DHHA1, with amino-acid sequence MNVATTRKSIVKKKPTKTLTVCLSHKEDADGLSAASLIRQAFGGKTILVDYPGQMQALEEIAANEKLKALYICDLGLNKHTQEKFAHILETLRKKRVSITYIDHHDLDPKIKRRLKAAKVNVIHDTAECATVLVYTAFSKKLNAHAPFIAACAAVTDYMDDRTESSKLLAMYDRQFVLANATALTYNIVGHQKEMDFLLDLVKSLASSKYPHEIKGFFDFAQTQVAKLGTVIALVRKKMKVLTNLAYMEVDDMGASGAVNFVLGLSGKDVGIAYKERIDHGIYAISIRGSSKCKIHLGRLVNHTVDKFDGSGGGHDKACGATVPKEKIGAFIKEMNKNLAKSKT